TTCAAGTCGATCCTCGCAGAGATGGACGGCAAACTCCCCGAACTCTTCGGCCGACTGCCGAAAGCCCCCTACGACTTTCGCGAGATCGAAGAGTTCCGCGCGGCATCCGCGCCGGCCGCCTACTACTACAGCGCGCCGGAGGATCGTTCGCGCCCGGGGTACTTCTACATCAACACGTATCAGCCGCGCACACGCCCGAAGTACACGATGCAGGCGCTCGCCTTCCATGAGGCGGTGCCGGGCCACCATCTGCAAATCGCTATCCAACAGGAATTGGAAGACTTGCCGAAATTCCGCAAGCAGGGCGGATACACGGCGTTTGTCGAGGGATGGGGACTCTATTCGGAGCGATTGCCCAAGGAAGTCGGTTTCTATGGCGACTGGTACTCGGAGTTTGGACGTCTGACCTTCGAAGCATGGCGCGCGGTTCGTCTGGTGGTCGACGTCGGTATCCACGACAAGGGGTGGTCGCGCGAGCAGGCGATCGCGTTTTGTCGCGCCAATACCGCGCTGACGGATCATGACATCGAGTCGGAAATCGAACGCTACATCGCCTGGCCGGGACAGGCGCTGGCGTACAAGATCGGCCAGTTAAAGATTCTCGAGCTACGACAGAGGGCCAGGGACACGCTCGGTGCGCGATTCGACATTCGCACGTTCCACGATGAGTTGCTCAGCGATGGCGCATTGCCGTTGGATCTGCTGGAGGCAAAGATGAGTCGCTGGCTGCAGCGCCAGGTTGAAAGCACGTAGTGCCGCACCAGGCGTCCACGGAAGAGACGACCGGGGCGGCCGCGACGGCCGCCCTTTCTCATTCGCCCGCGCAGCCCGCCGGTGTCTCGACGCTGGTGGGCGTGATTTTTGTCCTGGCGGCGATCACATCCTGGGGCGCGAATTTCCCGTACACGAAAATCGTCCTGGCCAAGCTCTCATCGCCGGTCTTTCTGGTTTTGCGCTTTGGCATAGGGGCGATCACGCTGACGCTGTTATCGTTTGCGACACGACGCACCCAACGCCCTGCGCGCAAGGACTGGGGCATCATCCTCGGCGCGGCCCTTGTCGGAATCGTTCTGCATCAATGGACACAATTGACCGGGCTGCGCTTCACCTCGGCCACGAACACCGGTTGGATACTGACGCTCATTCCGCCCGTCACGGGTCTGATGGCATGGAGCTTTTTGCGCGAGCGCGTCACAAAGCGTCAACTGACCGGGCTGGCGATTGCGCTGATCGGCGTGACGCTCTTCATAGCGAGGGGACAATGGCAATCATTGTCGATGATCGGCAACCGGGGCGATCTGCTGGTGTTTCTCTCGGTGTTCACGTGGTCGGGATACACGGTCATGACGCGCGCGCGGCTGTCGCACTATGACCCGCTGCCGCTGACGGCGCTTCACATGACCCTGGGCTTTGTCGCGTTTTTGGCCGTGGGGGCCGGGAATCTGCCCGAACAAATCGGTCGGTTGACGATGCGCGAGTGGGTCATCGTCGCCGCCATTGGCCTCGTCCCCTCGGGGCTGGCGTATTACTGGTGGAATGCGGGATTGGCCCGATTGGGATCGTTGAACACGAGCATGTTCATCTTCATCGAAGCAGTGGTTGCCTCGGCGGCCGGATGGGTCCTCTTGGGCGAACAGTTCACGCGTTCGATGGCGATCTGGGCGATTGTGATTTTTGTCGGAGTGGCGATCGCGCAGACGCAACGGACAGGATTATCCCCGTCTGCCCGGAATGACCGTGCCGCGTGATGGGACGCGCGTCACTTCAGCAACAACACCTTTCGCACGACGTGATCGTCACCGACACTGATGCGAACGAAGTAAACACCCGACGGCGCCGGGGCGCCGTGAGAGTCCGCGCCCTGCCACGTCAGGTGCTGCGTGCCCGAACCCTGGTAGCCGTCGACCAGCGTTGCCACAAACCGTCCGAGCACATCATAGACTTCGGCCGAAACGGACCCCGGGGCGCTCAATTCGTATGGGACTGTCATCGCCGCGTTGAAGGGATTGGGTCTTCCCTCGCCAACGCGGATGCGGGCGCGCTTGTCTCTTGTTTCCTCATGGGGAGCGGCAATCGCAGGAACTGGGCCGCTGAAGAGAATTACGCAGTCGGAGCCCTCAACAGGCAGGCCCCCCTTGGTCGTTCCCGTCAACGGCAATGAGCGTTGCTCACCATCGTCAAAGTCGCCGATGGCCGCAAACAACGCGCTGCGTTCGAATCCTAAGATCAGGTCGGTGTCGCCGTCAGAGAGTGTGTCGCCACAGGGGCAGCGCCCGGCTTCAGCGGGGACCGGACCACCACGATCGTCGAGAACGACGGACTGCGCACCGACACCGGCCAGCAGCAGTGACGCAAAGTTCAGCTCTGTTACGTCGAAACCCGGCCTGCCCCACACCGCAGCGCGTACGAGGTCGGGCCCGTATGCAATCGACGTGGAACGCGGTGCTATGATCCCTGCATCGGGATGCTGATTGAGATGATTCGGACAGTCTCCAGGCAGCAGGTCCAAATCGGCCCGCGCAGGAACCGAGAACCCGAAGACATACAAAGCCCGTGCCAGACGCGCACTTTCCTTAAGGTCGGCGACGGATGCGATCCCGTCCGCCCCTTGGCCGACCAACACCGCATAGTCGATGCGCTGTTGATCTCCCGGCGCCATGTCGAATGGTCCGACCGTCACCATCATGCGCCGATCTGAGGGGTTGGTGTCGATCCAGCCGGTGCCCGCTACCGGATCGCCGCTGTAGATAAACGGCGTTTCCTCGCCGGCAAACGGATCGTACTGCGGCTCGCCGTTGCGGTTGTATCCCTGCATCAGGTCGACGGCGACAACATCGCTGTGCGGGTCCTGACCGTTGCGGTACGTGTTGAGAGCCGCCAACGGCGGACCATCGAGAATCTGGATGCCGACAGCAGGCGGCGACGCCCCATAGACAGCATCGTCGCCGTCGTTGTAAGTGTATCCCATCGCCAGTTCACTGTCGCAGCCGAACAAGTCATCGGCGCCGTTGCCGATATCGGCATCCGCCCAGAGTGTCGCATGCGTCCGGATCAACGTGCTGTCTCCCTTGTTGATCAGAATCAGTCGTCCAAAAATCATGCGCCCGATGCGTCCGGCGCGGCCAAACCCCCAGACCGTCGACTGTACCTCCAGGCCCAGCATTCGTGTCGGGCCGCTGCCGGTACCGCTGCTGCGGCGCGACGGATCGGTGTCATTGAACACCGACCAAAGAGTCTGATCGCCCAATATCAGCGGCGCTAGATGCCCGTCGCCGTCGAGCACCGGAAAACTGTCTGCGTCGACGAGCATCGGCGCGCCATCGTGAGACGGCCACTCGGCATAGTCGGGATTGTTCCCGTGCGTGTCGCCGCGATTGATCTTGTAGACGCGAAAGCTGTCGTTGTCCGTCAGAAACGTACCATTCTGCATCGGTCCCGGCGCGTAGTCGAATCCGTAATCGGCGGCCGAGACGACCACGCTTTTCCCGACCAACGCCTCGAGCCACAATCCGCCGGCAAACATGACCGGCATCGCGGTTCCACGCGGGAAGAACATCCCATACCCCCCGGCGCCGAACACGCCGGTCGGGTCGAATCCAAACGATCCGACATTCGAGACGGCCATCAGGAGTTCGTTCGCGTCGAAGGCGGTCGACAGATCGGCCGTCTTCGGATGCGGCGATCGTGTGTCCGAATCGGGCGCAGCGGCGCCGGCGATCACAGGCATTATGACCGCAGCCGCAAGGCCCAGACAGAACAATCGTGGAGGCGTCATGATTTCTCGCGTTCCCGCGCGAGGGAAATCGGACCGCAGTTATTCGCACCCGGTCGGGTACGGATTACAGTCGCAAGGATTGCAGAACGCCGCCGTGCCGTTACGGAAGGCGACATCGACGAGTTGCGTGACATCATGCACCGTGACCACGCCGTCACAGTTGACATCGGCACGCCCGCCCGGATCGTGCGGACACTCAGGATCGAGGATTGTCGTGCCGTTGCGGAAGGCGACATCGACCGCCAACGCCACATCAAAAACATCGGTCACACCGTTCGGGTAAGGATCGCCGTGACGCACGCAGCCGATCTGATCGGGATCGTAGAAGTAGGGACAGACGTCCTGAAAGTCGAACACCCCGTCCCCATCGGAATCGGTCGCCGCCGTAAACGTCACCGTACCGTCGGACCAATCGCCGACCGTGGTGCCGCCGTCGGTGCACGCGCCGTAGACATAATATGTCCCGGCAGGAAACTCCGCGGAATTGACGACATGGAACCCCTGTGCACCGGGAACGAAGATTCCGTTTTCCAGCATCACTTCATTGCCGTCGAGCGTGGCGGCGGCGTTGACATACACCGTCACCCAGGTCGAATCCGCTTCGCTGTCGATGACGGTCCAGGTCGCGGTATACGTTTCGAAGCCGTGAATCCGTTCGACGTCCCCGGTGGGCGGATCGATCATCGTGATTACCGGCGGCGTATTGGACGGCGGATCGACGGTCAGCGAATACAACGGGTTGGTGGCGCCGTTGAATCCGTAGGCACGGATGATGTACCACCCCTCGGCGCGGCCGTTCATCGAGATCGTCTCGCTGTTGGTCACCCCGGTGGATTGCGACAGGACCTGGCCGGCGGCATTCAGCAACTGCATGTCCAAATCACCCATCGCGTGCTGGAAGTTGATGCGCACGAAGTCGGATCCGGTCCCGGTGTGATTGGAATAGAACTGAAAGTAATCGTCGTTGCCCGGCTCGTGGATCGACAAGTCATAAACCGTGATCTGCGGATCGCACGGTCCGAGGTTGGGGCTGTTCGGCTGTCCCGGCGGCCGGGCCGCCAGCGATCCGACATTGTCATTGGGTTCATAGGAGTCGGGCAAGAGCCCATTCGTTCCAATGACCACTTTGATGCGCGCGATGTTGTTGGTCTCGTCGGACTCAACGACGCTGTTGTCGGGGTCGACCTCCGATTCGAGCCAATACACGCCTTCGGGGATGTCAGTGATGTCGATGTTTTGATTGGCGAGTGTTTTGGTGTAGACGTCAATCCAGCCGACGGAGATTCCCTGCACGAGATTGTCGCAGGTGAAGAACTCGCCGGCGGGATTGTAATTGGGCAGCGTGTTGTCGTAGACCGACAAATCCGCGAGGCAGAAGCTGGTCTTCTCGCTTTCGCCTAGCACGTCGCCGACACCATTGCCCGGAAGCACGACCCGCAGGCGATAGGCGCTCCATCCCTCGAAATGCGTGTGGCTGTGTCCCGGATGATAGACGAAGACTCCGGCCAGCGTGTCGTAGTAGCTGCCGTCGCTGCGGAAAATACGCTGATTGACCGTGATGCCCTCGACGGTCGGCGGCCAGACCCCGCGCAACATGAGCTTCCCCGCGCCGATGTTGGCGGTGCCGTTGTTGAGGCGCAGGTGCGTCCGACCAGGGATGATGTTGGTGGAGATGTCGTTGTTGTAGAGGTCCGATTCGCGCACGATGATATCGGGCAACAAATCGACGACCTGAGCTTCAGAATCGGAAGGGGTCAGCCCCACGGCCAAGGCCAGCGTCATGACCCGACGAACAATCCTTATGGCGTGCGACCGTCTGCGATGCATCTTAGGAACCCGACAATGCTGTCTCTGAATTGGAAAAGGAAACGTACGCCCCGATCTCTTCACACCATGCCAAGATAACAATTTTGCGTCCTTTGACAATGATCGGCATCGCGATGGGGCAGACGCGCCGAACCAATCCGATTCTTCCGATCCCAAAGCTGATGCCCCCAAACGGGTTACTCTGGAGGCGTCAACGGCCTACGGAGCGGATCGGGACTGTCAAAAGCTCACAGGCAACCACTGGCAGTGACCATCGCCATTGATCCGTTCGCGTATCTGTGATACTGTGCACGTGCCCGACCGCATCGGATCCAGACACATGGTGCACCCCAAACACCGACTTGTCCGGCTCGCCGTCAATCACCCTCGCATGGTGATCGGCGTTGCGGTCGTCATCACGATCCTGCTGGCCATCCCGATTCCCTTTGCCGTCATCGACACCGATCCGGAAAACATGCTGGCCGCCGATGAGCCGGTGCGCCTGGCACATCATCGGATCAAGGAGGAATTCGACCTCTCCGACTTTCTCGTGTTGGGCTTTGTCGACGACAAGGAGCTGCTGACACCGGTATTTAACGACAAACTGGCAGCTCTGGTGACGGTCATCGAGGAGATGGAGGGCGTCGTGGTCGGCGATGTCTGGGCGCCATCGACGCTGGACGACATTTACCGAACGCCCGACAGTATGCTGGTCGTCGGCCCTTTGATGCAGGATCGCCAGGGTTGGGGCTCCCACCAGCCGTCGCCGGCCGAGAAGATCCGGCAAAACCCGATCCTTCGGGGCAAAGTCGCCTCCGACGACGGTCTGGCGGCCGCGGTCTATATCCCGCTGGAGTCGAAATCGTACGCGCACGATGTCGCCGAACACATCCATGAATGGATCACGGCAGACAGCGGATTTCCCGCATTCCATCTCGCCGGTCTGCCGGTCGCCGAGGAAACGTTCGGCAAACAGATGTTTCGCCAAATGGGCATCGCCGCTCCGGCCGCCGGTCTGCTGATCTTCCTGCTGATGCTGGTTTTCTTCCGCCGCCTCTCGGTCGTGGCCGCCCCGATGATCGTCGCCATGATGACGGTCATCTGGACGATGGGGCTGTTGGTCGCCGCCGGATTCACCCTGCACATCATGAGTTCGATGATCCCGATTTTTCTGATGCCGATCGCGGTGCTCGATTCGATTCACCTCCTCTCGGAATTCCACGACCGCTACCAAAGATCCACGGGCGCCGGCGATGCCATTACCGGGACGATGAATGAATTGTATTCACCGATGTTGCTGACCTCTTTGACCACCTTTGTGGGATTTGTCTCGCTGGTCAGCGCGCCGATCCCGCCGGTGCGCGTCTTCGGCGTTTTCGTCGCGCTGGGTGTGGCGATTGCGTTCGTACTGACAGTCACATTCAACACGGCCTATGCAATTCTGCTGCCGTCGCGCACGCTGACCAACTTCGGCCGCCAGGACGAAGGCGGATCCCTCCTGGGACGAGTGCTCCCGCGCGTGGGGCGGCTGGCGATGCGCGCGCGCCATGCGGTGCTGATCGGTTCGGCCGCACTGATCGCGCTCGCCTTCATAGGCATCACCCGCATTGAAATTAACGACAACCCGACCAAGTGGTTTAAGCCGTCGCATCCGATCCGGATCGCCGACGATCAACTGGGCCGGCACCTGGCAGGACCGTATCTGGCGTACCTGGAATTCGACGCGACCGACACCCCCGCAGGGACCGTCAAGGATGCGGCCGTGCTGCGGCAGATGGAGGGACTGCAGCGGCGACTGGACCAGATGCCGCAGGTCGGCAGCACGACCGGGATCACCGATATCGTCAAGAAAGTCCGCTACGAATTGAAAAACGGCGATTCCGCTTATTACGCGATCCCCGACGGCTCCGATGAAATCGCGCAAGAGCTGTTTCTCTACGAAGCCGCCGGGGGCGATCCCGGCGATCTCTTCAAGTTCATCACCCCCGATGGCGCCAAGGCGGCGCTCTGGGTGCAGATGCGCGACGGCGACAATCGCTCGGTGCGGGCGGTGGTCGACGCGGCCGCTCAGTTCAACGCGCAATCCCCGCCTCCTGCCGGGCTCGATTTTGCCTGGGGCGGACTCAGCTATGTCAACGTGATCTGGCAGGAGAAGATGGTCTCCGGCATGCGCAACGCGCTGCTGGGCTCGTTCGCCGTTGTGCTGATCATGATGATCCTGTTGTTGCGCTCCGTATCGCTCGGTCTGATCTCGATGGTGCCGTTGTCGCTGACCATTACGGTTGTCTACGGTGCGATCGGCTGGATCGGCAAGCCGTACGACATGCCGATCGCGATCCTTTCGTCGCTGACATTGGGGCTCTCGATCGACTTTGCGATCCACTTTCTCAAACGCGGGCAGGATTTGTTTGCGCAAAACGGTTCTCTGCGCGCCACGCTCGAAGCCCTGTTCGAAGAACCGGCGCGCGCCATCGCGCGCAATATCTTCGTTATCGCTTTGGGATTTGTCCCGCTGCTGTTTTCCGACCTGGTGCCGTATGTCACTGTCGGTACGTTTTTTCTGCTGATCATGTTCCTGTCGGGTTTTGCCACGTTTCTGATTCTTCCGGCGTTGATGATGTTGCGCCGACGGCGCGGCTTCGCCTCCTGGGGACAATCCGTCGAATCGGCCGGCCGACCGGCAGCGGCCTCCGATCCGGTCATCGAGGAGGTCTCATCATGAGATACCGGATTCTCACTTTACTCGCGCTGCTTCTGCTGAATGCACCGGCATACGCTGTCGATGCCGACTCGCTGATGGCGCAGTCGCACCAGGCATATTATTACGCCGCCGATGGCGGTCAGGCGCGTGTCACCATGACGTTGACCGACAAGAAGGGGAACACGCGCATTCGCGAGTTTTGGATGCTGCGCCGCGATGTTGCCGATATGGGCGATCAGCGCTACTATACATACTTTCTCCAGCCCGCCGATGTCCGCCGCACCGCCTTTCTCGTGCACAAGAACGCCGCAGGCAATGACGACCGGTGGCTGTATGTCCCGGCGCTCGACCTGGTCAAACGCATCGCCGCCGATGACCGGCGCACGTCGTTTGTCGGATCGGAATTCACTTATGAGGACGTCTCCGGGCGATTGCCGACATTGGACGCTCACACGTTGATCGGCGCCGACACACTGATGGGACATCACGCGCGAAAGATCAAGGCCGTGCCGAAGGATCCCGGCACGGCGGACTACGCCTATCGAATTGTCTGGGTCGATGACTCGACGATGCTGCCATTGCAGGAGGAATACTTCGACGGCAGGGACGCGCTGACACGGCGCTTCACGGTCGGCAAGATCGAGACGATCGACGGCTTCCCCACTGCGACCGAACGCACGATGGAGGATCTCAAAAACGGACGCAAGACGATGATCTCGTTTGACAATATCAGCTATACGACGATCCTGAAAGCCGACGACTTCAGTGAGCGGCTGTTGAAGAACCCACCAGCCGAGTATACGCGATAGTAGATGCGACCGACCATCGGCATCATTGTATCCTCTGCTGTGATGTGCACAACAGCGCCGATTGTGATGGCGCAGCCTCAGTTGGGAGGATTCGTCGAGACGATTCAGGCGGTTCGAGTCGAATTCAATCGGGCACTGGACCCAAGCCGCGACTTTCTCGATTGGGATCATCCGCGCAGTGAAATTAGAAGCCAGCTTTCTATGCGCGATTCCCGCGAGCGCTCAGACATCTTCGTTCGCATTGACGTTATCGGCGACAATACCCAGAATTCTTCGTTTGTGACCAGCGTCGACTTGCGCGAAGCTTTCATTCTACTCCGTGCGGCTCGTTGGCTCGATATCAAAGCAGGGCAGCAGGTCGCGACTTGGGGTACCGGCGATCTCGTATTCGCCAACGACCTATTCCCCAAGGACTGGGTTGCGTTCTTCGTCGGCCTGGATGACTCCTACCTTAAGCGACCGCAGAGTCTGCTGAGAATAAGCATCTACAGCGGCCGCACGACCTTCGAGTGGGCCGTATCGCCACGCTTCACGCAGGACAGAATCGAAGACCCGGACCGAATCTCACTGTATGACCCTCTTGCGCAGACGACTGTGGAGAGTGGCGTCAGCCGCTTTGTCACAGGACATGCGGAAACAGCAGCCCGGTTCGCGGGCCGTATTGGTGATTCCGAATGGGCACTGTACGGTTACTGGGGCCACTGGCCGGTGCCGGTCGGGGTCCAGTTTGATCAGGACAGCGCCTGGCTATACCATCCCGAACTCGCTGCATGGGGTGCCAGTATTCGTCTTCCACTGGGTTCGTTTCTCAGCCATGCCGAGTTTGCGTATTACCACTCGCTCGATGATCCACACGGGAACCATCCCTGGATCGCCAATTCCGAGCTTCGTGCCTTTGCCGGTACTGAGAAGAGTTTAGGGCGCGAATGGACTGCGGGCACCCAGTACTTCGTCATCTGGACGACGCCGGATAACCTGGCCGAGACAGATTCTCCCGGTGACGCGCCACGATTCGACGAGTTGCGCTCGACCGCTACCGTGCGGATCACCAAGTGGGCGATGCACCAAACGTTGATGCTCTCCGTGTTCGCATTCTGGGGAATCACCGACCAGGATTATCATGCGCGCCCACTCGTGACCTATCTGTTCAGTGACGCGGTCAGCGTATCAGTCGGCGCATCGATTATCGGCGGTGACGAGATTTACACGACGTTCGGACAGTACCAGGGCAACTCGAATGCCTTTGCCCGATTGCGCTTCAGTTTTTAAGGCTTGCCCTATCGTGAGTCTGGGAGGAAACACAGATGTCATTGGAACGGGTCATCCGCGCCATCGCCGGCACGTTCGTGCTGGCCAGTCTCGCCCTCGGCTGGTTTGTCAGCCCCTACTTTTTCCTGTTCACGGCCTTCGTCGGCGCCAACCTGCTGCAATCGGCATTTACCAAATGGTGCCTGATGGAGGACATCCTCAGGAAGACCGTCTTTACCGAACGACAAGGCGGCAACATCCCGGCCTGATGGGCGATACGACCGGATGTGATCGGCGTGCGGCAGACTGAGCCGCCGGGTTTAGCCGCGTGACGTGGTGACGGATGCGGGCCGACCGCCGTTGTCGGAGTGCAGGGCCGCGTGGATGGCGTTGGCCAGAGCGGGCAGCCGGACCGGTTTGGGCAAAAACTGACGCACGCCGAGATTGATCGCATCTTCGACGCGATCCCCGGACGCGTAACCCGACAGAACAATCGCCTTTTGTTGCGGATGTGTCCGACAGATGCGTGCATAAGTCTCGGCCCCGTCGATCCCGTCCATGATCATGTCCAAAATCAACAGATCGAATGACTGCCGGGCGGCCAGATCGACGGCTTCTTCGCCGCAGGTCGCCAGGGTGACGGTATAGCCGAGGCGCTCCAGCGCCGTGTGTGCGAGCCGGCGCTGCAAAGGATCGTCATCGGCGACGAGAATGTGTTCATTATGTCCATGCGGGATTTCGTCGGGGTCGTCGGCCGCCACATCGAGCGTGCGCTCCACGGGAAGATAGAGACGGAAGGTCGTGCCGACATGCGGCGTAGATTCGACATCGATGTATCCATCGTGATCATGGACGACCGAATGGACGACTGCCAGTCCCAATCCGCTGCCCCGCCGCTTGTCGCTTGACTTGGTCGTAAAAAACGGATCGAAGATCTTGTTGGTGATCCCCGGATCGATTCCGCCGCCGGTGTCCCCGACCGACCAGAGGACATACTCACCGGCGGGAATCAACTCATACCGCTGGACATCAGTGTCGAGATAGACCAATTCGGTTTTGAGCGTGAGTGTGCCGTCGTTACCCATCGCTTCATGCGCGTTTTGAATCAGATTGGCGATGACACGGGCCAGTTGTGCACGCCCGCCGCGCGCCGGCAACAGATCGCTTCCGAGTCGACAGTCGACCGTGATCGATTCGGGTATCTCCAGTGTCCGCAACGTCCGCTCGGTCAGGGCGTTCATGTCAACCGCTTCGATGTTGTAATGTCCGCGCCGCGAGAGGGTCAACAACTGCTGGTTGATCTCCGCCATTTGCGTGGCGGCGTCTTCGATGTCGCCCAACATGCGCGCGACGGGGCTGTCCGGCTCGATCTGCATGCGGATCAATTCCGGATAGGCCAGGACCGGCCCTAACAAATTGTTGAAATCGTGCGCGATTTGCCCGGCCAGTTGGCCCGCCGCCTCCAGACGACGCGCCCGGGACAGTTGCATCTCGGCCTCTTTGCGTTCGGTGACATCTTCGGAAATACCGGCCAGACGGTAGACACGACCCGACTCATCGTGAATGGGAAATGCGCGATCGTGAATCCACCGCTCGGTGCCGTCGGGGAGCCGGAGTCGGTATTCGATGTCGTAGTTGCCCGATTCCGCATCACGGACAAACGCCCGATACGCGCGGTCACGGTCATCGGGGTGTATGCTGTCGGCCCAACTGCGCGAGTCATCGTAGAGACTTTGGCAGGTCCGCCCCCAGACACGCTCATACGCCGGGCTGACATAGACGACGCGATTGTTCGACCAATCCGTGAGCCAGAAAACCTCGTCGATCGTCTCCGACATCTGGCGAAAGCGCTCTTCGCTGTCGCGCAGCGCACGCTGCGCGCGCATCGTGTCGGTGACGTCGGTGGCGCTGACCGTCAGCGCCACGACCCGTTCGCCCTGCCGGATCGGTCCGACCCGGCATGCGAAGTAGCGGACTCCCTCGCCGCCCGGTGTGTATGAACATTCATAAAAGTCGGGCTGGCCCGAATTCAGCACGCGCTGGTAACAGGCACGGGCGATCTCCGCATTGCGGTCATCGAGAAAGTCGGTAATCCTGCTCCCGATGACCTCCGACACCAACAGATCGGACACGGTACGATTGATGAAGACGATGCGAAACTCCGGATCAATGATGATCACGTAGTCTGCGGAGTTCTCGGCAATGCTGCGCCACTTCTGTTCGGAGTCGCTGAGCGCCTCGCGCGCGTGCTGGTGACGAATGGCGATCCCGGCCAGATGGCGGGCTGTCTCCAGCAGGCGTCGCTGAAACGCCGTTGGCTTTGCCGTGTGCGTGAACGTGATTCCGAACGTGGCGACGACCGATTGCGACTCGGAGAGAATCGGAATCGACCAGCACGCACGGATACCCAGTGCCTCGGCCTCCGCGCGCAGATCGTGCCAACGATCGTCGGTGCGGATGTCCTCGACAAAGACAGCCGTGCCGGTGTAAGCGGCCGCGCCGCACGAGCCGGACGCGGGTCCGGGGGTCAATGAGGCGAGCGCTGCGGTCATGGGCGGCGGCAGACTCGGACCGGCGTAGAGCTTAAGGTTTCGATCCTCCGGGTCCAACAACATGACCGAGCACAACGCACCCGGCATGACCCGCTCCACGTGGCGACACAGCGCGTTCAGGACATCAGCAAGCGATCCACTCATGGCAATGCGTTCAAGGATGCGCTGCTGCAGCTCGGAGAGCTGCTCGCTCTGTTTGCGCTCGGTGGCATCGACGGCGATCCCG
Above is a window of Candidatus Zixiibacteriota bacterium DNA encoding:
- a CDS encoding DUF2892 domain-containing protein, whose amino-acid sequence is MSLERVIRAIAGTFVLASLALGWFVSPYFFLFTAFVGANLLQSAFTKWCLMEDILRKTVFTERQGGNIPA
- a CDS encoding PAS domain S-box protein — translated: MPDSNSATSGNVLHQNERVLGVIAGTSNAASSEEFFSLLVRSLASALGVSSVVVARMRDDSLSYAQTLAVYHDGQSRDNFDFELRGTLLEPILRRTVAFYPQSLKSRQASGRLMQELEADSLLAVPLIGTDGRTIGLLAAADHRPIRDGEAARSLLTLFAERASAELERQLHEAASRHHRGLLNLIAMISARFINMPIGQMDEGINNALRAVGEIAGVDRAYVFSFSGDASTMTNTHEWCAPGIPPQMHELQRLPATSLPWGMERMRAFDVMHVPRVRDLPAAASSERAIFESGGIQSLICVPMVCRHTLVGFVGFDSVRTEKHWGEDDIALLRIVGEIIANALERKRSEDELREREVRLRLSTEQIPAVLWTTDRQLNLMTVTGAALRTLKLDPTSIVGQSVAGMFSAPEAVSQALETHRRALTGESVSAEIGWHERIFQSHVEPLRNDQGRITGTVGIAVDATERKQSEQLSELQQRILERIAMSGSLADVLNALCRHVERVMPGALCSVMLLDPEDRNLKLYAGPSLPPPMTAALASLTPGPASGSCGAAAYTGTAVFVEDIRTDDRWHDLRAEAEALGIRACWSIPILSESQSVVATFGITFTHTAKPTAFQRRLLETARHLAGIAIRHQHAREALSDSEQKWRSIAENSADYVIIIDPEFRIVFINRTVSDLLVSEVIGSRITDFLDDRNAEIARACYQRVLNSGQPDFYECSYTPGGEGVRYFACRVGPIRQGERVVALTVSATDVTDTMRAQRALRDSEERFRQMSETIDEVFWLTDWSNNRVVYVSPAYERVWGRTCQSLYDDSRSWADSIHPDDRDRAYRAFVRDAESGNYDIEYRLRLPDGTERWIHDRAFPIHDESGRVYRLAGISEDVTERKEAEMQLSRARRLEAAGQLAGQIAHDFNNLLGPVLAYPELIRMQIEPDSPVARMLGDIEDAATQMAEINQQLLTLSRRGHYNIEAVDMNALTERTLRTLEIPESITVDCRLGSDLLPARGGRAQLARVIANLIQNAHEAMGNDGTLTLKTELVYLDTDVQRYELIPAGEYVLWSVGDTGGGIDPGITNKIFDPFFTTKSSDKRRGSGLGLAVVHSVVHDHDGYIDVESTPHVGTTFRLYLPVERTLDVAADDPDEIPHGHNEHILVADDDPLQRRLAHTALERLGYTVTLATCGEEAVDLAARQSFDLLILDMIMDGIDGAETYARICRTHPQQKAIVLSGYASGDRVEDAINLGVRQFLPKPVRLPALANAIHAALHSDNGGRPASVTTSRG